From a region of the Castanea sativa cultivar Marrone di Chiusa Pesio chromosome 10, ASM4071231v1 genome:
- the LOC142612144 gene encoding uncharacterized protein LOC142612144, translating to MTPRAWYPPQSSQHKVNYDGALFKEIWQAGIGVVIRDAEGRVRGALSDRTVLPRAVEEVEAIACRTAVRFALELGLEEVVFEGDSETITTAINSTSPCFSSFGHILDDVKDVALNFASATFVHVKRQGNAVADKWLRHLNVYLVPTFGQMTSLVMCNSL from the coding sequence ATGACCCCAAGAGCATGGTACCCGCCCCAAAGTTCACAGCATAAAGTAAATTATGATGGAGCCCTGTTCAAAGAAATTTGGCAGGCTGGAATTGGAGTAGTGATTAGAGACGCTGAAGGAAGGGTCCGTGGAGCACTCTCAGACAGAACAGTGCTGCCTAGAGCTGTGGAAGAGGTCGAGGCCATTGCATGCAGAACAGCCGTGAGGTTTGCTCTAGAGCTTGGACTAGAAGAAGTGGTGTTTGAAGGGGACTCTGAAACAATCACAACTGCTATCAACTCGACATCTCCATGTTTCAGCTCGTTTGGCCACATTCTGGATGATGTTAAAGATGTGGCTTTGAATTTTGCATCAGCAACTTTTGTTCATGTAAAAAGACAAGGGAATGCCGTGGCTGATAAATGGCTAAGGCATCTAAATGTATACCTTGTCCCCACTTTTGGTCAAATGACATCCCTAGTGATGTGCAACAGCTTGTAA